One window of the Manihot esculenta cultivar AM560-2 chromosome 14, M.esculenta_v8, whole genome shotgun sequence genome contains the following:
- the LOC110599854 gene encoding 6-phosphogluconate dehydrogenase, decarboxylating 1 gives MAPLTRIGLAGLAVMGQNLALNIAEKGFPISVYNRTTSKVDETVARAKQEGDLPLYGFHDPESFVNSIQKPRVIIILVKAGPPVDQTIKTLSVYMEKGDCIIDGGNEWYENTERREKSMADLGLLYLGMGVSGGEEGARHGPSLMPGGSFEAYKYIEDILLKVAAQVPDSGPCVTYIGKGGSGNFVKMVHNGIEYGDMQLIAEAYDVLKSVGKLTNEELRKAFSEWNKGELLSFLIEITADIFGIKDEKGDGYLVDKVLDKTGMKGTGKWTVQQAAELSVAAPTIASSLDGRFLSGLKAERIEAAKVFKSSGVGDILANQAVDKTKLIDDVRQALYASKICSYSQGMNLIRAKSAEQGWDLKLGELARIWKGGCIIRAVFLDRIKKAYDRNPDLANLLVDPEFAKEIIDRQSAWRRVVCLAINSGISTPGMSASLAYFDTYRRERLPANLVQAQRDYFGAHTYERIDVPGSFHTEWFKIAKQSKI, from the coding sequence ATGGCTCCATTAACAAGAATTGGGCTTGCTGGCCTTGCTGTCATGGGTCAAAATCTTGCACTCAACATTGCGGAGAAAGGATTCCCAATTTCTGTTTACAACCGAACCACTTCAAAAGTTGATGAGACAGTTGCACGAGCCAAACAAGAAGGAGATCTTCCCTTATATGGATTCCATGATCCTGAATCCTTTGTAAATTCAATCCAAAAACCTCGTGTAATAATCATACTTGTTAAGGCTGGACCTCCTGTTGACCAAACTATCAAGACTTTGTCAGTTTACATGGAGAAAGGGGACTGCATTATTGATGGTGGTAATGAGTGGTATGAGAACACTGAGAGAAGAGAGAAATCCATGGCTGATCTGGGATTGCTTTATCTGGGAATGGGAGTTTCAGGTGGTGAAGAGGGTGCTCGTCATGGACCATCTTTAATGCCCGGAGGTTCCTTTGAGGCCTACAAATACATAGAAGACATCCTCCTTAAGGTGGCTGCTCAAGTTCCTGATAGTGGCCCTTGTGTCACATACATTGGCAAAGGAGGATCTGGCAATTTTGTCAAGATGGTTCACAATGGGATTGAATATGGTGATATGCAACTGATTGCGGAAGCATATGATGTGCTGAAATCAGTTGGGAAGCTTACCAACGAGGAATTACGCAAGGCTTTCTCAGAGTGGAACAAAGGGGAGCTTCTGAGTTTCTTGATCGAGATCACTGCTGATATTTTTGGAATTAAGGATGAAAAGGGAGATGGATATTTGGTTGACAAGGTTTTGGACAAAACTGGCATGAAAGGTACTGGTAAATGGACAGTTCAGCAAGCTGCTGAATTGTCAGTAGCTGCTCCTACTATAGCTTCATCATTGGATGGAAGATTCCTCAGTGGTCTGAAAGCAGAGAGAATTGAAGCTGCCAAAGTTTTCAAATCAAGTGGTGTTGGAGACATCCTAGCCAATCAAGCTGTTGATAAGACAAagttgattgatgatgtgaggCAAGCTCTGTATGCTTCCAAAATATGTAGCTATTCCCAGGGTATGAACTTGATACGTGCAAAAAGTGCTGAGCAGGGATGGGATTTGAAACTTGGGGAACTAGCAAGGATTTGGAAGGGCGGTTGCATCATTCGTGCTGTGTTCTTGGACCGTATCAAGAAGGCCTATGACAGAAACCCAGACCTGGCTAATCTTCTTGTTGATCCAGAGTTTGCTAAGGAGATTATTGATCGACAATCTGCTTGGCGAAGAGTTGTCTGCCTTGCTATCAACTCAGGTATTAGCACACCTGGTATGTCTGCTAGCCTTGCTTATTTTGACACATATAGGAGGGAAAGGCTGCCTGCTAACTTAGTCCAAGCTCAACGAGATTACTTTGGAGCTCATACCTATGAAAGAATTGATGTACCGGGATCTTTCCACACTGAATGGTTCAAGATTGCTAAACAgtcaaagatttaa
- the LOC110600468 gene encoding protein SOB FIVE-LIKE 1 produces MESSRILGRTEGCSGNSSNESGWTTYIASPIRENHHHLDDDDDDDHSTDNQADYRKGTYNKVDDGTESDDSMASDASSGPSHLEFPCKINDISVGIGPSKHAITKYSSREKLGRQFKQNEGARPRTKPGKEVESAASDVHGGATVRKAK; encoded by the coding sequence ATGGAGTCTTCAAGAATCCTAGGGCGCACAGAGGGATGCAGTGGCAATAGCAGTAATGAATCGGGGTGGACAACCTATATTGCTTCCCCCATCCGAGAAAACCATCACCAccttgatgatgatgatgatgatgatcacAGTACCGATAACCAAGCAGATTACAGAAAAGGCACTTATAATAAAGTTGATGATGGTACTGAAAGTGATGATTCCATGGCTTCTGATGCCTCTTCTGGTCCAAGTCATCTTGAATTTCCATGTAAAATCAATGACATAAGTGTCGGCATAGGTCCTTCCAAGCATGCAATTACTAAATACTCATCAAGAGAAAAACTTGGCAGACAATTTAAGCAAAacgagggagcaaggccaaggaCCAAACCAGGAAAAGAAGTTGAGAGCGCCGCTAGTGACGTTCACGGTGGAGCCACGGTAAGGAAGGCCAAGTAA
- the LOC110630906 gene encoding chaperonin 60 subunit beta 4, chloroplastic: MACSSPYPISALSYINPALPKRVSSPSVFIPKAMAKELYFNHDGSTTKKLLAGVDMVAELVGVTLGPKGRNVVLENKYGPPKIVNDGETVLKQIELEDPLENVGVKLVRQAGAKTNDLAGDGSTTSVVLAHGLITEGLKVIAAGMNPVQVARGIEKTSKALVSELKLMSREVEDCELADVAAVSAGNDYTVGNMISDALREVGRRGVVTIEKGKYIENNLQIVKGMQFDRGYLSPYFVTDRRKMTVEFHNCKLLLVDKKITNPKEMRKILDSAVKEKYPIVIIAEGIEQEALALLIRNKLKGVLKAAAIKAPAFGERKSHYLDDIAILTGGTVIRDDMGFTLEKAGKEVLGSTTRVMITKDCTLIVTDESTQAAVQKRVSQIRNLVENTEENFQKKILNERIARLSGGIAILQVGAQTQVELKDKQLRIEDALNATKAAIEEGVVVGGGCSLLRLSTKVEGIKELLGNEEQKIGAEIFKRALSYPARLIAKNAGVNGNIVINQVLSNDDPRYGYNAARDRYEDLITAGIIDPTKVVRCCLENAASVAKTFLTADAVVVDIREPQPLPRKPILTTPGTAPMSLPIRGQSL; the protein is encoded by the exons ATGGCATGCTCATCTCCATATCCAATCTCTGCACTATCTTACATCAACCCAGCTCTTCCTAAAAGGGTTTCTTCACCTTCCGTGTTCATTCCCAAAGCCATGGCCAAAGAGCTTTACTTTAACCATGATGGTTCAACAACAAAGAAACTTCTG GCAGGGGTGGACATGGTAGCAGAGCTCGTAGGCGTAACTTTAGGTCCAAAGGGAAGGAATGTGGTGTTGGAAAATAAGTACGGACCTCCAAAGATTGTTAACGATGGTGAAACTGTTCTCAAACAG attGAATTGGAGGACCCTTTGGAGAATGTTGGAGTGAAATTGGTGAGGCAAGCTGGTGCAAAAACAAATGATCTTGCTGGTGATGGTTCCACAACATCTGTAGTTCTTGCTCATGGTTTAATCACTGAAGGTCTGAAG GTGATTGCAGCTGGCATGAATCCTGTCCAAGTTGCTCGTGGGATTGAGAAAACCTCGAAGGCCCTTGTTTCTGAACTCAAATTGATGTCTAGAGAG GTTGAGGATTGTGAGCTTGCAGATGTTGCTGCAGTTAGTGCAGGGAATGACTATACAGTGGGAAACATGATATCTGATGCACTTCGGGAAGTGGGAAGGAGGGGTGTAGTCACAATTGAAAAGGGAAAGTATATTGAGAACAATCTACAAATTGTTAAAGGGATGCAATTTGATCGTGGATATTTGTCCCCTTACTTTGTCACTGATCGACGGAAAATGACAGTAGAGTTCCACAACTGCAAG TTACTTTTGGTTGACAAAAAAATCACAAATCCAAAGGAGATGCGTAAAATATTGGACAGTGCTGTTAAAGAGAAGTACCCCATAGTGATAATTGCAGAGGGCATTGAGCAGGAAGCTTTGGCTCTACTTATAAGGAACAAACTCAAGGGTGTGTTGAAGGCAGCTGCTATCAAGGCTCCTGCCTTTGGCGAGCGAAAGAGCCACTATTTAGATGACATTGCTATCTTGACTGGAG GCACAGTAATCAGAGATGATATGGGATTTACCTTAGAGAAGGCTGGCAAGGAAGTTTTAGGCTCTACTACTAGGGTGATGATCACAAAGGATTGTACACTTATAGTTACTGATGAGAGCACTCAAGCAGCGGTTCAGAAGAGGGTTTCTCAGATCCGTAATCTTGTTGAG AATACTgaagaaaattttcaaaagaaaatactGAATGAAAGAATAGCAAGATTATCAGGAGGGATTGCCATTTTACAG GTCGGAGCACAAACACAAGTTGAGTTGAAAGATAAACAACTGAGGATTGAAGATGCTTTAAATGCTACTAAG GCAGCAATTGAGGAAGGTGTAGTAGTTGGTGGCGGATGTAGCCTTCTGAGGCTATCCACAAAGGTTGAGGGTATTAAAGAATTGTTGGGTAATGAAGAACAAAAG ATTGGAGCTGAGATATTCAAAAGAGCTCTGAGTTATCCTGCAAGATTGATAGCCAAGAATGCAGGTGTAAATGGCAACATTGTCATAAACCAG GTGCTATCAAATGATGATCCAAGATATGGATACAACGCAGCAAGAGACAGATATGAGGATTTGATAACTGCAGGAATTATAGATCCAACAAAG GTAGTTAGATGTTGTTTGGAGAATGCTGCATCAGTAGCCAAAACATTTCTGACTGCTGATGCTGTTGTAGTTGACATAAGGGAACCACAACCACTGCCGAGAAAACCAATATTAACAACTCCAG GTACCGCACCTATGAGCCTACCGATACGGGGCCAGAGTTTGTAA